Proteins encoded by one window of Vicinamibacterales bacterium:
- a CDS encoding TIM barrel protein — MTLTRRELGKILLTVPAAGLLANQRLAAAFGAKPDSKWGGVQVGMNVPYNYGTRTMAVDEIIDRTSRLGVSAVELRSQPIELALGAPMSMIAPGGDKAAQQQAAEHLRAWRLALDPDKAAAVRKQFDGAGISTDVIKFDGIYDFSDPELDYAFRLAKAMDARAISCELELPGSKRVGQFADKHSLMVGYHGHTKTTEAMFKEAFSYAQHNGANLDIGHYIAGNLGNPLGFIRDHHERITHIHVKDRKAGVNGVDGVNVPFGQGDTPITAALQLIRRNGWPIEATIEFEYKVPDGSDAMTELAKCVGFCKNALTSQ, encoded by the coding sequence ATGACGCTCACCCGCCGCGAACTGGGCAAGATCCTCCTGACCGTCCCCGCCGCCGGCCTGCTGGCGAACCAACGGCTCGCGGCCGCCTTCGGGGCCAAGCCCGACTCGAAATGGGGCGGCGTCCAGGTCGGCATGAACGTCCCCTACAACTACGGGACGCGGACGATGGCGGTCGACGAGATCATCGACCGGACGTCACGGCTCGGCGTGAGCGCAGTGGAGTTGCGGAGCCAGCCGATCGAGCTGGCCCTTGGCGCGCCGATGTCGATGATCGCGCCGGGCGGCGACAAGGCGGCGCAGCAGCAGGCGGCCGAACACCTGCGGGCGTGGCGGCTGGCGCTCGATCCCGACAAGGCCGCGGCCGTCCGCAAGCAGTTCGACGGCGCCGGCATCAGCACCGACGTCATCAAGTTCGACGGCATCTACGACTTCAGCGACCCCGAGCTCGACTACGCATTCAGGCTCGCCAAAGCGATGGACGCACGGGCCATTTCCTGCGAGCTGGAGCTGCCGGGCAGCAAGCGGGTCGGCCAGTTCGCCGACAAGCACAGCCTGATGGTCGGCTATCACGGCCACACCAAGACGACCGAAGCGATGTTCAAAGAGGCGTTCTCATACGCGCAGCACAACGGCGCCAACCTCGACATCGGCCACTACATCGCGGGCAATCTCGGCAACCCGCTCGGCTTCATCCGCGATCACCACGAGCGCATCACGCACATCCACGTGAAGGATCGAAAGGCCGGCGTCAACGGTGTCGACGGCGTGAACGTGCCGTTCGGCCAGGGGGACACGCCGATCACCGCGGCGCTGCAGCTGATCCGCAGGAACGGCTGGCCGATCGAGGCGACGATCGAGTTCGAATACAAGGTGCCGGACGGATCCGACGCCATGACCGAATTGGCCAAATGCGTCGGGTTCTGCAAGAACGCGCTGACCAGCCAGTAA